Proteins co-encoded in one Scatophagus argus isolate fScaArg1 chromosome 11, fScaArg1.pri, whole genome shotgun sequence genomic window:
- the ankzf1 gene encoding ankyrin repeat and zinc finger domain-containing protein 1 isoform X3 has protein sequence MSYYGHEVGKKMTACADYHSVFDLCPNDDAFIGLREVNPVLKQTANPDPASYELEDKSPEDVRQRESSLVREVSDKMVCSACRFSFSNREEQMEHYKLDWHRFNLRLKMSGMPPVTAEEFEKKTGAGDMSSISGSESDSEEEDSDSDGGGRSSNVNSADNESSVESSLITGRPSIKVIFQNSAGQYLSVYRCILQGKSDEEQDARSSLKAISKKTVWVILMTGGGHFAGAIFRGREVLQHKTFHRYTVRAKRGTAQGLRDSQNRSHMPKSAGAALRRHNEAALVKDIQDLLVSWAEHLKEACAIFVRAPSYNKTIFFGGREAPLHKKDPRIRTLPFATRRATFRETQRVHEVLSTIHVYGKDTDMSALFSSSKKVWKKTVKHAAQVTTDQEKAEESHDSSDKEEGGDIQLDMVELTLGTLDLRESEIYPSRHRRRRRRKKEETKLQSEELSNTEADNQEEDVPEATQAADTPQETQSKRRKRKAQSKKQLEEVVDESWEYSLRDALFTACKVGDVDTLGRLLQLPGETAESQERSESNPSNVLSPLPLLNKPIDSSGFTLLHVASAAAQKAAVRLLLDTGADPACRDKKGQTPYVVAPDKDTRNVFRKYMGENPDKYDYRKAQVPGPLTAEIESKQLEKKKAQKALRKQREKEQKEEKRKQELEAEEKKRFASLTDREKRALAAERRLAEQAASTGISLSNAKRCWFCGESLLGKIPFQYLDYSFCTPRCVQAHRKANTLPG, from the exons ATGTCCTATTATG gTCAtgaagtgggaaaaaaaatgacagcttgTGCCGACTACCACTCAGTCTTCGACTTGTGCCCAAATGATGATGCCTTCATCGGGCTGAGGGAAGTGAACCCCGTCCTGAAGCAGACTGCAAACCCTGACCCAGCCTCGTACG AGTTGGAAGACAAATCACCAGAGGATGTCAGACAGCGGGAGTCCAGCCTGGTTAGAGAGGTGTCAGATAAGATGGTCTGCTCAGCCTGCAGGTTCTCCTTCAGTAATCGCGAAGAGCAG ATGGAGCACTACAAGCTCGACTGGCACCGGTTCAACTTGAGACTAAAGATGTCAGGGATGCCACCGGTCACAGCCGAGGAGTTTGAGAAGAAGACTGGAGCTG GAGACATGTCAAGTATCTCAGGCTCAGAGTCAGATTCAGAGGAAGAAGACTCTGATAGTGATGGTGGGGGGAGAAGCAGCAACGTCAACAGCGCAGATAATGAGAGCTCAGTTGAAAGCAGTTTAATTACCGGCCGGCCTTCCATCAAGGTCATTTTCCAGAACTCAGCAGGACAATATCTATCAGTGTACCGCTGCATTCTGCAGGGCAAG TCTGATGAAGAGCAAGATGCGAGATCGTCCCTGAAGGCCATAAGTAAGAAGACTGTGTGGGTGATTCTCATGACAGGTGGAGGACACTTTGCTGGTGCCATATTTCGAGG aagaGAAGTCCTTCAGCACAAGACTTTCCATCGATACACCGTGCGGGCGAAGCGAGGCACTGCTCAAGGACTCAGAGACTCTCAGAACCGTAGTCACATGCCCAAGTCTGCAGGAGCTGCTTTGAGGCGGCACAATGAGGCAGCCCTAGTCAAG GACATTCAGGATCTCCTGGTAAGCTGGGCTGAACACTTGAAGGAAGCCTGTGCAATATTTGTACGAGCCCCCAGCTACAATAAAACCATCTTTTTTGGTGGCCGTGAAGCTCCACTTCACAAAAAAGATCCCAGGATCCGCACGCTTCCCTTTGCCACACGTAGAGCAACCTTTCGAGAGACACAGAGGGTGCACGAGGTGCTTTCCACCATCCATGTTTATG GGAAAGACACTGACATGTCTGCACTCTTCAGTTCATCTAAGAAGGTCTGGAAGAAAACTGTTAAACATGCAGCACAAGTAACAACAGATCAAGAGAAAG CAGAAGAAAGTCATGATAGCTCAGataaagaagagggaggagacaTCCAACTGGACATGGTGGAGCTGACATTAGGAACTCTGGACCTCAGGGAGTCTGAAATCTACCCCTCCAGAcacaggagaagaaggaggagaaagaaggaggaaacCAAATTACAAAGCGAGG AATTGAGTAACACAGAAGCAGACAATCAGGAAGAGGATGTGCCAGAGGCTACACAAGCAGCAGACACCCCTCAGGAGACACAatcaaagaggaggaagaggaaagcaCAGAGTAAGAAACAACTGGAAG AAGTTGTTGATGAGTCATGGGAGTACAGTCTGAGGGATGCCCTGTTTACAGCCTGCAAGGTTGGGGATGTGGACACTCTAGGCAGACTCCTCCAGCTGcctggagagacagcagagagccAAGAGCGGTCAGAGAGCAACCCCTCCAATGTCCTGAGTCCTTTGCCTCTACTCAATAAGCCCATAGACTCGTCAGGTTTCACTTTGCTGCATGTTGCctcagcagctgcacaaaagGCAGCGGTCAGGCTGCTCCTGGACACAGGAGCAGACCCAGCCTGCAG GGATAAGAAAGGGCAGACCCCTTATGTTGTTGCCCCAGACAAAGACACGAGGAATGTCTTTCGTAAATATATGGGTGAGAATCCTGACAAATATGACTACAGAAAGGCGCAG GTCCCTGGGCCACTAACAGCAGAGATTGAATCCAAACAACTGGAGAAGAAAAAGGCCCAAAAGGCTTTGAGGAAACAGcgagaaaaagaacagaaggaggaaaagaggaaacaagagctggaagcagaggaaaagaagaggtTTGCATCTCTGACTGACCGCGAAAAG AGAGCtctggcagcagagaggaggttAGCTGAGCAAGCGGCTTCAACAGGAATCAGCCTCTCTAATGCCAA GAGGTGCTGGTTTTGTGGAGAGTCTCTGCTCGGGAAGATCCCATTTCAGTACCTGGACTATTCGTTCTGCACTCCCCGCTGTGTCCAAGCACATCGAAAAGCCAACACTCTTCCAG GTTAA
- the ankzf1 gene encoding ankyrin repeat and zinc finger domain-containing protein 1 isoform X2 yields MSYYGHEVGKKMTACADYHSVFDLCPNDDAFIGLREVNPVLKQTANPDPASYELEDKSPEDVRQRESSLVREVSDKMVCSACRFSFSNREEQMEHYKLDWHRFNLRLKMSGMPPVTAEEFEKKTGAGDMSSISGSESDSEEEDSDSDGGGRSSNVNSADNESSVESSLITGRPSIKVIFQNSAGQYLSVYRCILQGKSDEEQDARSSLKAISKKTVWVILMTGGGHFAGAIFRGREVLQHKTFHRYTVRAKRGTAQGLRDSQNRSHMPKSAGAALRRHNEAALVKDIQDLLVSWAEHLKEACAIFVRAPSYNKTIFFGGREAPLHKKDPRIRTLPFATRRATFRETQRVHEVLSTIHVYGKDTDMSALFSSSKKVWKKTVKHAAQVTTDQEKEESHDSSDKEEGGDIQLDMVELTLGTLDLRESEIYPSRHRRRRRRKKEETKLQSEELSNTEADNQEEDVPEATQAADTPQETQSKRRKRKAQSKKQLEEVVDESWEYSLRDALFTACKVGDVDTLGRLLQLPGETAESQERSESNPSNVLSPLPLLNKPIDSSGFTLLHVASAAAQKAAVRLLLDTGADPACRDKKGQTPYVVAPDKDTRNVFRKYMGENPDKYDYRKAQVPGPLTAEIESKQLEKKKAQKALRKQREKEQKEEKRKQELEAEEKKRFASLTDREKRALAAERRLAEQAASTGISLSNAKRCWFCGESLLGKIPFQYLDYSFCTPRCVQAHRKANTLPGKT; encoded by the exons ATGTCCTATTATG gTCAtgaagtgggaaaaaaaatgacagcttgTGCCGACTACCACTCAGTCTTCGACTTGTGCCCAAATGATGATGCCTTCATCGGGCTGAGGGAAGTGAACCCCGTCCTGAAGCAGACTGCAAACCCTGACCCAGCCTCGTACG AGTTGGAAGACAAATCACCAGAGGATGTCAGACAGCGGGAGTCCAGCCTGGTTAGAGAGGTGTCAGATAAGATGGTCTGCTCAGCCTGCAGGTTCTCCTTCAGTAATCGCGAAGAGCAG ATGGAGCACTACAAGCTCGACTGGCACCGGTTCAACTTGAGACTAAAGATGTCAGGGATGCCACCGGTCACAGCCGAGGAGTTTGAGAAGAAGACTGGAGCTG GAGACATGTCAAGTATCTCAGGCTCAGAGTCAGATTCAGAGGAAGAAGACTCTGATAGTGATGGTGGGGGGAGAAGCAGCAACGTCAACAGCGCAGATAATGAGAGCTCAGTTGAAAGCAGTTTAATTACCGGCCGGCCTTCCATCAAGGTCATTTTCCAGAACTCAGCAGGACAATATCTATCAGTGTACCGCTGCATTCTGCAGGGCAAG TCTGATGAAGAGCAAGATGCGAGATCGTCCCTGAAGGCCATAAGTAAGAAGACTGTGTGGGTGATTCTCATGACAGGTGGAGGACACTTTGCTGGTGCCATATTTCGAGG aagaGAAGTCCTTCAGCACAAGACTTTCCATCGATACACCGTGCGGGCGAAGCGAGGCACTGCTCAAGGACTCAGAGACTCTCAGAACCGTAGTCACATGCCCAAGTCTGCAGGAGCTGCTTTGAGGCGGCACAATGAGGCAGCCCTAGTCAAG GACATTCAGGATCTCCTGGTAAGCTGGGCTGAACACTTGAAGGAAGCCTGTGCAATATTTGTACGAGCCCCCAGCTACAATAAAACCATCTTTTTTGGTGGCCGTGAAGCTCCACTTCACAAAAAAGATCCCAGGATCCGCACGCTTCCCTTTGCCACACGTAGAGCAACCTTTCGAGAGACACAGAGGGTGCACGAGGTGCTTTCCACCATCCATGTTTATG GGAAAGACACTGACATGTCTGCACTCTTCAGTTCATCTAAGAAGGTCTGGAAGAAAACTGTTAAACATGCAGCACAAGTAACAACAGATCAAGAGAAAG AAGAAAGTCATGATAGCTCAGataaagaagagggaggagacaTCCAACTGGACATGGTGGAGCTGACATTAGGAACTCTGGACCTCAGGGAGTCTGAAATCTACCCCTCCAGAcacaggagaagaaggaggagaaagaaggaggaaacCAAATTACAAAGCGAGG AATTGAGTAACACAGAAGCAGACAATCAGGAAGAGGATGTGCCAGAGGCTACACAAGCAGCAGACACCCCTCAGGAGACACAatcaaagaggaggaagaggaaagcaCAGAGTAAGAAACAACTGGAAG AAGTTGTTGATGAGTCATGGGAGTACAGTCTGAGGGATGCCCTGTTTACAGCCTGCAAGGTTGGGGATGTGGACACTCTAGGCAGACTCCTCCAGCTGcctggagagacagcagagagccAAGAGCGGTCAGAGAGCAACCCCTCCAATGTCCTGAGTCCTTTGCCTCTACTCAATAAGCCCATAGACTCGTCAGGTTTCACTTTGCTGCATGTTGCctcagcagctgcacaaaagGCAGCGGTCAGGCTGCTCCTGGACACAGGAGCAGACCCAGCCTGCAG GGATAAGAAAGGGCAGACCCCTTATGTTGTTGCCCCAGACAAAGACACGAGGAATGTCTTTCGTAAATATATGGGTGAGAATCCTGACAAATATGACTACAGAAAGGCGCAG GTCCCTGGGCCACTAACAGCAGAGATTGAATCCAAACAACTGGAGAAGAAAAAGGCCCAAAAGGCTTTGAGGAAACAGcgagaaaaagaacagaaggaggaaaagaggaaacaagagctggaagcagaggaaaagaagaggtTTGCATCTCTGACTGACCGCGAAAAG AGAGCtctggcagcagagaggaggttAGCTGAGCAAGCGGCTTCAACAGGAATCAGCCTCTCTAATGCCAA GAGGTGCTGGTTTTGTGGAGAGTCTCTGCTCGGGAAGATCCCATTTCAGTACCTGGACTATTCGTTCTGCACTCCCCGCTGTGTCCAAGCACATCGAAAAGCCAACACTCTTCCAGGCAAGACGTAA
- the ankzf1 gene encoding ankyrin repeat and zinc finger domain-containing protein 1 isoform X1, protein MSYYGHEVGKKMTACADYHSVFDLCPNDDAFIGLREVNPVLKQTANPDPASYELEDKSPEDVRQRESSLVREVSDKMVCSACRFSFSNREEQMEHYKLDWHRFNLRLKMSGMPPVTAEEFEKKTGAGDMSSISGSESDSEEEDSDSDGGGRSSNVNSADNESSVESSLITGRPSIKVIFQNSAGQYLSVYRCILQGKSDEEQDARSSLKAISKKTVWVILMTGGGHFAGAIFRGREVLQHKTFHRYTVRAKRGTAQGLRDSQNRSHMPKSAGAALRRHNEAALVKDIQDLLVSWAEHLKEACAIFVRAPSYNKTIFFGGREAPLHKKDPRIRTLPFATRRATFRETQRVHEVLSTIHVYGKDTDMSALFSSSKKVWKKTVKHAAQVTTDQEKAEESHDSSDKEEGGDIQLDMVELTLGTLDLRESEIYPSRHRRRRRRKKEETKLQSEELSNTEADNQEEDVPEATQAADTPQETQSKRRKRKAQSKKQLEEVVDESWEYSLRDALFTACKVGDVDTLGRLLQLPGETAESQERSESNPSNVLSPLPLLNKPIDSSGFTLLHVASAAAQKAAVRLLLDTGADPACRDKKGQTPYVVAPDKDTRNVFRKYMGENPDKYDYRKAQVPGPLTAEIESKQLEKKKAQKALRKQREKEQKEEKRKQELEAEEKKRFASLTDREKRALAAERRLAEQAASTGISLSNAKRCWFCGESLLGKIPFQYLDYSFCTPRCVQAHRKANTLPGKT, encoded by the exons ATGTCCTATTATG gTCAtgaagtgggaaaaaaaatgacagcttgTGCCGACTACCACTCAGTCTTCGACTTGTGCCCAAATGATGATGCCTTCATCGGGCTGAGGGAAGTGAACCCCGTCCTGAAGCAGACTGCAAACCCTGACCCAGCCTCGTACG AGTTGGAAGACAAATCACCAGAGGATGTCAGACAGCGGGAGTCCAGCCTGGTTAGAGAGGTGTCAGATAAGATGGTCTGCTCAGCCTGCAGGTTCTCCTTCAGTAATCGCGAAGAGCAG ATGGAGCACTACAAGCTCGACTGGCACCGGTTCAACTTGAGACTAAAGATGTCAGGGATGCCACCGGTCACAGCCGAGGAGTTTGAGAAGAAGACTGGAGCTG GAGACATGTCAAGTATCTCAGGCTCAGAGTCAGATTCAGAGGAAGAAGACTCTGATAGTGATGGTGGGGGGAGAAGCAGCAACGTCAACAGCGCAGATAATGAGAGCTCAGTTGAAAGCAGTTTAATTACCGGCCGGCCTTCCATCAAGGTCATTTTCCAGAACTCAGCAGGACAATATCTATCAGTGTACCGCTGCATTCTGCAGGGCAAG TCTGATGAAGAGCAAGATGCGAGATCGTCCCTGAAGGCCATAAGTAAGAAGACTGTGTGGGTGATTCTCATGACAGGTGGAGGACACTTTGCTGGTGCCATATTTCGAGG aagaGAAGTCCTTCAGCACAAGACTTTCCATCGATACACCGTGCGGGCGAAGCGAGGCACTGCTCAAGGACTCAGAGACTCTCAGAACCGTAGTCACATGCCCAAGTCTGCAGGAGCTGCTTTGAGGCGGCACAATGAGGCAGCCCTAGTCAAG GACATTCAGGATCTCCTGGTAAGCTGGGCTGAACACTTGAAGGAAGCCTGTGCAATATTTGTACGAGCCCCCAGCTACAATAAAACCATCTTTTTTGGTGGCCGTGAAGCTCCACTTCACAAAAAAGATCCCAGGATCCGCACGCTTCCCTTTGCCACACGTAGAGCAACCTTTCGAGAGACACAGAGGGTGCACGAGGTGCTTTCCACCATCCATGTTTATG GGAAAGACACTGACATGTCTGCACTCTTCAGTTCATCTAAGAAGGTCTGGAAGAAAACTGTTAAACATGCAGCACAAGTAACAACAGATCAAGAGAAAG CAGAAGAAAGTCATGATAGCTCAGataaagaagagggaggagacaTCCAACTGGACATGGTGGAGCTGACATTAGGAACTCTGGACCTCAGGGAGTCTGAAATCTACCCCTCCAGAcacaggagaagaaggaggagaaagaaggaggaaacCAAATTACAAAGCGAGG AATTGAGTAACACAGAAGCAGACAATCAGGAAGAGGATGTGCCAGAGGCTACACAAGCAGCAGACACCCCTCAGGAGACACAatcaaagaggaggaagaggaaagcaCAGAGTAAGAAACAACTGGAAG AAGTTGTTGATGAGTCATGGGAGTACAGTCTGAGGGATGCCCTGTTTACAGCCTGCAAGGTTGGGGATGTGGACACTCTAGGCAGACTCCTCCAGCTGcctggagagacagcagagagccAAGAGCGGTCAGAGAGCAACCCCTCCAATGTCCTGAGTCCTTTGCCTCTACTCAATAAGCCCATAGACTCGTCAGGTTTCACTTTGCTGCATGTTGCctcagcagctgcacaaaagGCAGCGGTCAGGCTGCTCCTGGACACAGGAGCAGACCCAGCCTGCAG GGATAAGAAAGGGCAGACCCCTTATGTTGTTGCCCCAGACAAAGACACGAGGAATGTCTTTCGTAAATATATGGGTGAGAATCCTGACAAATATGACTACAGAAAGGCGCAG GTCCCTGGGCCACTAACAGCAGAGATTGAATCCAAACAACTGGAGAAGAAAAAGGCCCAAAAGGCTTTGAGGAAACAGcgagaaaaagaacagaaggaggaaaagaggaaacaagagctggaagcagaggaaaagaagaggtTTGCATCTCTGACTGACCGCGAAAAG AGAGCtctggcagcagagaggaggttAGCTGAGCAAGCGGCTTCAACAGGAATCAGCCTCTCTAATGCCAA GAGGTGCTGGTTTTGTGGAGAGTCTCTGCTCGGGAAGATCCCATTTCAGTACCTGGACTATTCGTTCTGCACTCCCCGCTGTGTCCAAGCACATCGAAAAGCCAACACTCTTCCAGGCAAGACGTAA
- the LOC124066938 gene encoding hatching enzyme 1.2 encodes MERIILLCLVCTCLTAVHAQKFLFSPKWGPIGYKEHEEHGDETVMDEIIKTNEFLGSRIIDGTTSLREGDIAVSSGRRSKVCFARSCLWSKSVDGHVYVAYNLSPKYSEIETKLIKKGMENVEKGTCVKFVPRTHQRDYIDIQPKSGCWSYLGARGGRQTVSLQTPDCLRVGVISHEFMHVLGFVHEQSRFDRDNYVTIMWPNIWRDRVRNFEKFKTENLDLPYDYGSIMHFGMYAYSQDGNPTIIAKNSKNIKLGQTSSLSHIDKLKINKLYKCGDADDY; translated from the exons ATGGAGCGGATTATCCTCTTGTGCTTGGTTTGCACCTGTCTCACAGCTGTACATGCTCAG AAATTTTTATTCAGCCCAAAATGGGGACCAATTGGCTATAAAG aacACGAAGAGCATGGTGATgagacagtgatggatgaaataattaaaaccaaTGAGTTCCTTG GTTCCCGAATCATAGATGGCACTACCAGTCTCAGAGAGGGAGACATTGCCGTTTCTTCTGGGAGACGCTCCAAGGTCTGCTTCGCTCGCAGCTGCCTCTGGTCTAAGTCAGTGGATGGACATGTCTATGTTGCATATAATCTCTCACCCAAATACT CTGAAATTGAGACAAAGCTGATAAAGAAAGGGATGGAAAACGTAGAGAAAGGTACCTGTGTGAAATTTGTTCCTCGGACTCACCAGCGAGACTACATCGACATCCAGCCAAAGTCTGG GTGTTGGTCCTACCTTGGTGCGCGTGGCGGAAGACAGACCGTGTCTCTCCAGACTCCTGACTGCCTGCGGGTTGGAGTGATTTCCCATGAATTCATGCATGTCCTGGGATTTGTGCATGAGCAGTCACGCTTTGACCGGGACAACTATGTCACCATCATGTGGCCAAACATTTGGAGGG ATCGGGTGAGGAATTTTGAGAAATTCAAGACAGAAAATCTGGACCTACCGTACGACTATGGTTCAATCATGCACTTTGGGAT GTATGCCTACTCTCAGGATGGAAATCCAACCATCATTGCTAAGAACAGCAAGAACATAAAACTGGGCCAGACGTCGTCTCTGAGCCACATTGACAAGCTGAAAATCAACAAGCTTTATAAGTGTG GTGATGCAGATGATTACTAA
- the hce2l1 gene encoding high choriolytic enzyme 2, with protein MHSTMILLVILFGLLTQAHTLPVKNSTGVHEGKVRLKRKYSDEITDRDEMSVMDQILLVNYNLRVPRGLLFREGDIATSYIRSAITCPGNACLWPKSIDGFVYVPYILSPLYDDMDRITIENGMQDISSGTCIKFVPRTHEGSFLDIQPRYGCWSFLGQIGGSQTLSLQTPGCMWSGVASHELMHALGFVHEQSRSDRDHYVSIVWKNIMPEQVHNFRKQVTNNLNSPYDYGSVMHYGRYAFSEDGGPTIIPKPDPYIPIGQRDGPSILDLHKINVLYNCGANE; from the exons ATGCATTCTACAATGATACTTCTGGTTATCTTGTTTGGCTTGTTGACCCAGGCCCACACTCTACCTGTTAAG AATTCTACTGGAGTACATGAGGGAAAAGTGAGGTTGAAAAGGAAATACTCAG ATGAGATTACAGACCGCGATGAAATGAGCGTGATGGATCAAATCCTGCTAGTCAATTACA ATTTGCGAGTCCCTAGAGGACTGTTATTCAGAGAGGGAGACATTGCTACCTCATATATACGGAGCGCCATAACGTGTCCTGGCAATGCCTGTCTGTGGCCTAAATCAATTGATGGATTTGTTTATGTACCATACATCCTTTCTCCACTATATG aCGACATGGACAGAATCACAATAGAAAACGGGATGCAAGACATTTCCTCAGGAACATGTATTAAATTTGTTCCACGCACTCACGAAGGCAGCTTCCTTGATATTCAGCCTAGATATGG CTGCTGGTCATTTCTGGGGCAGATAGGAGGAAGTCAGACCCTGTCACTGCAGACTCCTGGGTGCATGTGGTCAGGAGTGGCTTCCCACGAGTTAATGCACGCCCTTGGCTTTGTACATGAGCAATCTCGCTCAGACCGAGACCACTATGTCTCAATTGTATGGAAAAACATCATGCCGG AACAAGTGCATAACTTCAGGAAACAAGTGACAAACAATCTCAATAGTCCGTATGACTATGGCTCTGTCATGCATTATGGAAG ATATGCCTTCTCTGAAGACGGTGGACCAACAATTATCCCCAAACCAGATCCTTACATTCCCATTGGCCAGCGAGATGGACCCAGTATTCTAGATcttcataaaataaatgtcCTTTATAACTGTG GTGCCAACGAGTAA